Proteins co-encoded in one Pirellulales bacterium genomic window:
- a CDS encoding histone deacetylase, whose translation MTLLYSDPLFLEHATGHHPERSERLHAIVRQLERTGLDQRCVRPTWAAATPERIGRVHAPDYLETLRRYAESGGGWIEEDTFVAPRSFEVAQSAAGAVCDAVERVVRGDQQSALCLVRPPGHHALPDGAMGFCLLGNVAIGARLATDELALDRVLIVDWDVHHGNGTQDIFWTDPRVAFFSIHRWPFYPGTGRAEETGTGDALGTIKNLPVEFGTRRGDYLKRFTYELERFANHIRPQLILVSAGFDAHRDDPVGSLGLETEDFAELTKVVLDIAATHCAGRLVSTLEGGYNTGVLAGCVELHLAELLQRDETSPSGNP comes from the coding sequence ATGACCCTCCTCTACAGCGATCCCCTTTTCCTCGAGCATGCCACCGGCCATCACCCAGAACGCTCCGAGCGCTTGCACGCCATCGTCCGGCAACTCGAGCGGACGGGGCTCGACCAGCGCTGCGTGCGTCCCACCTGGGCGGCTGCCACGCCCGAACGCATCGGCCGCGTCCATGCCCCCGACTATCTCGAGACGCTACGGCGTTACGCCGAGTCGGGGGGTGGCTGGATCGAGGAGGACACGTTCGTCGCGCCGCGCTCTTTCGAAGTAGCCCAGTCTGCCGCCGGCGCCGTGTGCGACGCGGTCGAGCGTGTCGTCCGCGGCGACCAACAGAGCGCCCTCTGCCTCGTCCGTCCACCGGGGCATCATGCCCTGCCCGACGGCGCCATGGGCTTTTGCCTGCTCGGAAACGTCGCCATCGGCGCTCGGCTGGCGACCGACGAGTTGGCGCTCGATCGGGTGTTGATCGTCGATTGGGACGTCCACCACGGCAACGGAACGCAGGACATCTTTTGGACCGATCCGCGCGTGGCCTTCTTTTCGATCCACCGCTGGCCCTTCTATCCCGGTACCGGTCGGGCCGAAGAGACCGGCACGGGCGATGCGCTCGGCACGATCAAGAATCTGCCGGTCGAATTTGGCACGCGCCGCGGCGATTATCTGAAACGCTTCACGTATGAGTTAGAACGCTTCGCCAACCACATACGGCCGCAGTTGATCCTCGTCAGTGCTGGCTTCGACGCCCATCGCGACGATCCCGTCGGCTCGCTCGGTCTGGAGACCGAGGACTTCGCCGAACTGACCAAGGTCGTCCTCGACATTGCTGCCACGCATTGCGCGGGCCGCCTCGTGAGCACGCTCGAGGGGGGGTACAACACGGGGGTCCTCGCCGGCTGCGTCGAGCTGCACCTCGCGGAACTATTACAACGTGACGAAACGTCCCCGTCGGGCAATCCTTGA
- a CDS encoding HEAT repeat domain-containing protein codes for MSHTLSSPACMDARSCSIASAAALATRAWVRLSPCLLCLAIVGCQTLNLSERPDALATTSEAPDADASAPSSTAATNAARSKGESKGEKLAPEEVEREAALADVERQLGSDIWFQTSRRAGEIDWLRDHLNDQAPVLQAGSAAAPNHRTSKPTASAPSEYRWRHVGVEEILARPAKKRPNLRVALNSTRRVVAANAAIALARQDDTTCLPTLIASVESSELNLPCRRAAAEALGYLDTAAAQPALHELLDEYGRFGEGVRSYLPELHAELLRALAQQNAPGAEQRYAAALKSQAAEVRIVALAALSQNPGVTLPPQAHELRYDPDRRVRQVALLALAKSGSPEAVATIASGLRDHELPVQLASIRALGQLGGEGSRVPLEEQLGAQRPEVIRIAAAEALVTMQSESSLYLAVQDQSWRVRAAVARGIGGFRGAGPGKLAARLLTDQSPMVQAAAVEAIAAWPFEEAAPLWLLAVQRPGYATKKGALAHLAERWSEATNFPIDAPFDAQREALGALERRAATEQIVAAAVDEETDLKSLTTQEVDAPQVAQVASPVQPVAGANAGASLNTATLAPQTSETAYSIQLARVDQLLSIVDQAGANANDRAAALAALSAMEDDLLAPLTVLALERGRPIPEALYRHVLPERDAVFEVLLQLDAAEIVERRRAASSLVARVRERPLSRLALVRLVEKVMVERDADVWRSALVVTASEPDEAAVRLAYAALTHEAPDVRRRGCEYLAQHADPRHVTVLLPSLTDADPTVVRAGVRALGEPGMLADPRPVETLLATPDRFVQLEAARTLARAGHESGRAALERLVYDLDLDVRMQAVRMMGEVPHAEYTAALMNSLDGPPGLKRAAAASLANVVGQNIGRGNDVTPPTLDEQAIRWRRWFERANESAAVQPAVARRPSANAPLSVAAPASDQSQSRATSYQPRSDGR; via the coding sequence ATGTCCCACACTCTCTCATCACCAGCGTGCATGGATGCCCGCTCTTGCTCCATCGCAAGTGCCGCGGCTCTCGCTACGCGCGCTTGGGTCCGACTGTCGCCGTGCCTGCTGTGCCTGGCGATCGTCGGTTGCCAGACGCTGAACCTCAGTGAGCGACCCGACGCGCTGGCGACAACGTCCGAGGCGCCCGATGCTGACGCCAGCGCGCCCTCTTCAACCGCGGCCACGAACGCCGCCAGGTCGAAGGGGGAGTCGAAAGGGGAAAAGCTCGCGCCCGAGGAAGTCGAGCGCGAGGCGGCGCTGGCCGACGTCGAACGTCAACTGGGCAGCGACATCTGGTTTCAGACTTCGCGCCGCGCGGGGGAGATCGACTGGCTGCGCGATCACCTCAACGATCAGGCGCCGGTGCTGCAAGCAGGGAGCGCCGCGGCGCCGAACCATCGCACTTCAAAACCGACCGCCAGCGCTCCGAGCGAATACCGCTGGCGTCACGTCGGCGTGGAAGAAATCCTCGCGCGTCCTGCCAAGAAACGACCGAACCTGCGCGTGGCGTTGAATTCGACGCGGCGGGTGGTGGCGGCCAACGCGGCGATCGCCCTGGCGCGCCAGGACGACACCACTTGCCTGCCGACGCTGATTGCTTCGGTGGAAAGCAGCGAATTGAATCTTCCCTGCCGCCGCGCGGCGGCCGAGGCGCTCGGCTACCTGGACACAGCCGCGGCGCAACCGGCCCTGCACGAGTTGCTCGACGAGTATGGCCGCTTTGGCGAGGGAGTTCGTAGTTATCTCCCCGAGTTGCACGCGGAGTTGTTGCGGGCACTCGCCCAACAAAATGCACCTGGCGCCGAGCAGCGTTATGCCGCCGCCCTGAAGAGCCAGGCCGCCGAGGTGCGGATCGTCGCGCTGGCGGCTCTGTCGCAGAACCCGGGCGTGACACTGCCTCCGCAAGCCCACGAACTGCGTTACGATCCCGATCGCCGGGTACGTCAGGTAGCGCTCCTGGCGCTGGCCAAGTCGGGCTCGCCGGAGGCGGTGGCGACCATCGCTTCAGGCCTGCGCGATCACGAGTTGCCCGTGCAGCTCGCCTCGATTCGAGCGCTCGGGCAACTGGGAGGCGAGGGCTCGCGCGTGCCGCTCGAAGAGCAACTGGGCGCTCAGCGTCCCGAGGTGATTCGCATCGCCGCGGCCGAGGCACTGGTAACGATGCAATCGGAGTCGTCCTTGTACCTGGCCGTGCAGGACCAATCGTGGCGCGTGCGCGCGGCGGTGGCGCGCGGCATCGGCGGGTTCCGGGGAGCGGGACCGGGCAAGCTCGCCGCGCGGCTTCTGACCGATCAGAGTCCGATGGTGCAGGCCGCCGCGGTCGAGGCGATTGCGGCGTGGCCTTTTGAAGAGGCGGCCCCCTTGTGGCTGCTGGCCGTGCAGCGGCCGGGCTATGCGACGAAGAAAGGGGCGCTCGCGCACCTGGCCGAGCGCTGGTCGGAGGCGACCAACTTCCCGATCGATGCGCCGTTCGACGCGCAGCGCGAGGCGTTGGGTGCCCTCGAACGTCGCGCGGCCACCGAACAGATCGTTGCGGCCGCGGTCGATGAAGAAACGGACCTCAAATCACTCACCACGCAGGAAGTCGACGCGCCGCAAGTGGCACAGGTTGCCTCGCCGGTGCAGCCCGTGGCTGGCGCGAATGCGGGCGCCTCGCTCAACACGGCTACCTTGGCTCCGCAGACGAGCGAGACGGCGTATAGCATACAACTGGCGCGGGTCGATCAACTGCTGTCGATCGTCGATCAGGCTGGCGCGAACGCGAACGATCGCGCCGCAGCCCTGGCTGCATTATCGGCCATGGAAGATGATTTGCTTGCGCCCCTCACGGTGCTCGCGCTCGAGCGTGGCCGGCCCATTCCCGAGGCCCTCTACCGCCACGTGCTCCCCGAGCGCGATGCGGTCTTCGAGGTGCTGTTGCAACTCGACGCCGCGGAGATCGTCGAGCGGCGTCGCGCGGCGAGCTCGCTGGTCGCACGAGTCCGTGAGCGCCCGCTATCGCGTTTGGCGCTCGTGCGCCTGGTCGAGAAGGTCATGGTCGAGCGCGATGCCGACGTGTGGCGGAGCGCGCTCGTGGTTACCGCCTCTGAACCGGACGAGGCCGCGGTGCGACTGGCGTATGCGGCACTGACGCACGAAGCGCCCGACGTGCGCCGCCGCGGCTGCGAGTATCTGGCCCAGCATGCCGACCCGCGCCACGTGACGGTCTTGCTGCCGAGCTTGACCGATGCCGATCCAACCGTGGTGCGAGCGGGCGTTCGCGCGCTGGGGGAACCGGGCATGCTGGCCGATCCGCGGCCCGTCGAAACGCTGCTCGCCACGCCCGATCGCTTCGTCCAGCTCGAAGCGGCACGAACCCTGGCCCGCGCGGGGCACGAGAGTGGCCGCGCGGCGCTGGAGCGTCTGGTGTACGATCTCGATCTCGACGTGCGCATGCAGGCCGTGCGGATGATGGGCGAAGTTCCCCACGCCGAATACACCGCGGCGCTGATGAATTCGCTCGACGGGCCGCCAGGGTTGAAACGAGCCGCCGCGGCGAGTCTGGCCAATGTCGTGGGACAGAACATCGGCCGCGGCAACGACGTCACGCCACCCACGCTCGACGAACAGGCCATTCGCTGGCGGCGCTGGTTCGAGCGTGCGAACGAGTCGGCGGCGGTACAGCCCGCCGTGGCCAGGCGCCCGTCGGCGAACGCTCCGCTCTCCGTGGCCGCGCCGGCGAGCGATCAAAGCCAGAGCCGGGCCACGTCGTACCAGCCGCGCAGCGACGGGCGGTAG
- a CDS encoding energy-coupling factor transporter transmembrane protein EcfT encodes MSGGLILSDAHGAPWLTRFDPRLKLAWLAWVSTLSIVLDSTAALATLFIVAALSVVALRMRATAWLVVFALLLAIVWSTLLSQALFYAELPRTVLVRLIPPFEWNGRVWSGLSLSREGALYGLTQSLRLLAVMMAGLTVCLSTSPERLLAALGRLRVPVAIGFTTVTALRFLPLLADELATVRRARRLRGYGGSRTTRFSLRGEVALFYPVLAAGLRRATTLAASVASRGFDPLERRTYYPALRFRSIEWLMLGTLAATWIGIATVKLLYWLYLAELFYRPSLRGWYDVARLWL; translated from the coding sequence ATGAGTGGCGGACTCATTCTCTCCGACGCGCACGGCGCGCCGTGGCTCACGCGGTTCGATCCGCGCCTCAAGCTGGCCTGGCTGGCCTGGGTTTCGACCCTGAGCATCGTTCTCGACAGCACCGCCGCGCTGGCGACCTTGTTCATCGTGGCCGCGCTGTCGGTCGTCGCACTCCGCATGAGGGCAACGGCATGGCTGGTCGTGTTCGCTCTTTTGCTAGCCATCGTGTGGAGCACGCTGCTCAGCCAGGCGCTCTTCTATGCCGAATTGCCGCGCACGGTGCTCGTGCGCTTGATTCCACCCTTCGAATGGAACGGCCGAGTATGGTCGGGACTGTCCCTTTCACGCGAGGGCGCGCTGTACGGTCTGACGCAATCGTTGCGATTGCTCGCCGTGATGATGGCAGGTCTCACCGTCTGCCTATCGACCAGTCCCGAGCGATTGCTGGCGGCGCTGGGGCGCCTGCGCGTGCCGGTGGCGATTGGCTTTACCACGGTCACGGCCCTGCGGTTTCTTCCCCTCTTGGCCGACGAGTTGGCCACTGTCCGCCGGGCGCGCCGACTACGCGGTTACGGCGGGTCTCGCACCACGCGATTCTCGCTCCGCGGCGAAGTGGCGCTGTTCTATCCCGTGCTCGCCGCGGGATTGCGCCGCGCGACGACCCTGGCAGCCTCGGTCGCCAGTCGAGGATTCGATCCGCTCGAGCGCCGCACCTACTACCCGGCACTCCGCTTCCGTTCTATCGAGTGGCTCATGCTCGGCACGCTCGCCGCGACGTGGATCGGCATCGCGACAGTGAAGCTCTTGTACTGGCTCTACCTGGCCGAGCTGTTCTACCGCCCGTCGCTGCGCGGCTGGTACGACGTGGCCCGGCTCTGGCTTTGA
- a CDS encoding ATP-binding cassette domain-containing protein yields MSTPPLQVVDLGYTFAGRTVPSLAEIDFTLEPGTWTLLAGRTGSGKSTLLRALAGLIPHHTAGTMRGRVELDGRDTRHITRAELARTVGIVFQSPDDQICSTTVAAEVAFGLENLSVDEAEIGERVAAALARVGLAQFRDARTAHLSGGQKQRLLLASILAMEPQIVLLDEPLSQLDRATAGELLQTLDDLRQAGLTLVTAEHRLDEIIDHADRLLVIDEGLLVADLDPRDVARVHAALAQHDLDPPELYELAVRSGQSLHALFSHAGDIPSSPAGEEPTASGPSHSVTKRNSPSRLLSVEQLTHRFSRRAEPIWNSLSFAIRSGQRVALVGPNGSGKSTLLSVLAGVMRPSEGKVDAPAIDRDRAAIGLVLQNPDLMLFSATVCEELAFGPRQLGLDPGEVDRRVANAAGALDLVDMLDEPPMALSQGERLRTAVAATLTLAPRVLLLDEPTTGQDLRQVERVMQAITAALQGPAPVGAVLFATHDLRSVARYADRVLVLTGGQLLADCTPEEFIARDELLRQARLLRTPLLELRRQRGLLGWTPAELAQELRA; encoded by the coding sequence ATGAGTACTCCCCCCCTGCAGGTCGTCGATCTCGGCTACACATTCGCCGGCCGAACGGTTCCGTCCTTGGCCGAGATCGATTTCACACTCGAGCCGGGCACGTGGACTCTCCTCGCGGGACGCACCGGCTCGGGCAAGTCGACGCTGCTGCGCGCGCTGGCGGGACTCATTCCGCATCACACCGCGGGCACCATGCGGGGACGGGTCGAACTCGATGGCCGGGACACGCGCCACATCACCAGGGCCGAGCTTGCCCGCACCGTCGGCATCGTGTTCCAATCGCCCGACGATCAGATCTGCAGCACCACCGTGGCGGCCGAAGTCGCCTTCGGGTTGGAGAATCTTTCGGTCGACGAGGCCGAGATCGGCGAGCGCGTCGCCGCGGCCCTCGCACGGGTCGGACTCGCCCAATTCCGCGATGCCCGCACGGCCCATCTCTCCGGTGGTCAGAAGCAGCGCCTGCTGTTGGCGAGCATTCTGGCGATGGAACCCCAGATCGTGCTGCTCGACGAACCCCTCAGCCAGCTCGATCGCGCCACCGCGGGCGAACTGCTGCAAACGCTCGACGACTTGCGCCAGGCGGGGCTGACCCTGGTCACTGCCGAGCATCGGTTGGACGAGATCATCGACCATGCCGATCGGCTGCTCGTGATCGACGAAGGCCTGCTCGTGGCCGATCTCGATCCGCGCGACGTCGCACGCGTACACGCCGCGCTCGCGCAGCACGACCTCGATCCGCCGGAACTCTACGAGTTGGCCGTGCGAAGCGGACAATCGCTGCATGCTTTGTTCTCTCATGCTGGCGACATCCCCTCATCCCCGGCGGGAGAGGAGCCGACCGCGAGCGGGCCTTCACACTCAGTCACCAAGAGAAATTCGCCGTCACGGCTGCTGAGCGTCGAGCAACTCACCCATCGCTTCTCGCGACGCGCGGAACCGATCTGGAACTCGTTGAGCTTTGCCATTCGATCGGGCCAGCGCGTGGCACTCGTCGGACCGAATGGCTCGGGCAAGAGCACCCTTCTGTCCGTCTTGGCCGGAGTCATGCGGCCCAGCGAAGGAAAGGTCGACGCGCCCGCGATCGACCGCGACCGCGCGGCGATCGGGCTCGTGCTGCAGAACCCCGACCTGATGCTCTTTTCGGCCACCGTGTGCGAGGAACTGGCCTTCGGGCCGCGGCAGTTGGGGCTCGATCCCGGCGAGGTGGATCGACGCGTCGCCAATGCCGCTGGAGCGCTCGACCTGGTCGACATGCTCGACGAGCCGCCGATGGCCCTCAGCCAGGGAGAGCGGCTGCGCACCGCCGTGGCGGCTACGCTCACCCTCGCGCCGCGCGTTCTGCTGCTCGACGAACCGACGACCGGACAAGACCTGCGCCAGGTCGAACGCGTGATGCAGGCCATCACCGCCGCCTTGCAAGGTCCCGCGCCGGTCGGCGCGGTGCTGTTCGCCACGCATGATTTGCGCTCTGTCGCGCGCTATGCCGATCGCGTGCTGGTGCTGACGGGTGGCCAACTGCTGGCCGACTGCACGCCCGAAGAGTTCATCGCCCGCGACGAGCTTCTGCGGCAAGCCCGACTGCTGCGCACGCCACTGCTCGAGCTGCGCAGACAACGCGGGCTGCTCGGTTGGACTCCAGCGGAGCTGGCCCAGGAGCTTCGAGCATGA
- a CDS encoding phage holin family protein: MARTRFTLCISAARGIVALVVCVLLGGGCERQSSQAELAPPQVEFTHFGLSVHFSQPVAAERLLVRTSGGTLERELPLTGQRRAFDVPFDWQPGTTYVLEWQLADRQLHTTVTAPPEKPTWRGTLEAPWGQGGVPLGEPPVWRALLPEDGQLSFGLVLENLVQTPARFEIMLRPEQSMDLNSEDPDLQHTDAGDYVRTLGLNVQHDYAQVLGEARLRADADTARIEVIVRRVDAMPPEEQSITLELQRVSRERLRELIAPGNVAFPCDPQGRPRPERQGDTVTLPDAVWATVRRWLQPTERVFNFHGPYAYQGLPIENRSDVPLNLLLESEVVAASGDAPLLNFAPPVWAAPRESATAVHLLRVPPRETAWAVIPLFVRPETSPGDYVRQIRVSLAGSAAPLYSIDAPLRVVRGNPVVATVAAASLVVSAVAWLLFFCVGRRWIGSLGTTSLAVIGMLAALHFAVSFGSRIAGDVIAAVAGPFAIFLAGVGNEGLTCLVLAALVVLVPRPGTVTVSSLTVFLLNAMFSGQFGLLDVVFVTVSIVCNETLLALAGVTTRSTFAHDEATTFSRWSTRWRTAGAIGLANGLVLFAQFCLMQLLVRLFFATWYVTAVALIVGVLYGTIGALAGAALGQRLRSTAR; encoded by the coding sequence ATGGCACGCACCAGGTTCACATTGTGCATTAGCGCCGCGCGCGGCATCGTCGCGCTCGTCGTGTGCGTGCTGTTGGGGGGCGGTTGCGAGCGGCAATCTTCGCAGGCGGAACTCGCGCCTCCGCAGGTCGAATTCACCCACTTCGGCCTGAGTGTCCACTTTTCCCAGCCCGTCGCCGCCGAGCGACTCTTGGTTCGCACGTCAGGGGGGACGCTCGAGCGAGAGCTTCCGCTGACCGGACAACGTCGTGCGTTCGACGTCCCCTTCGACTGGCAGCCCGGCACGACGTACGTGCTCGAATGGCAGCTTGCCGACCGCCAGCTTCACACCACCGTCACGGCGCCGCCGGAAAAACCAACGTGGCGGGGGACCCTCGAGGCCCCCTGGGGTCAGGGGGGCGTCCCCTTGGGCGAGCCCCCTGTCTGGCGGGCGCTGCTGCCCGAGGATGGACAGCTCTCGTTCGGCCTCGTGCTCGAGAATCTCGTGCAGACGCCCGCGCGATTCGAGATCATGCTGCGCCCGGAGCAGAGCATGGATCTCAACAGCGAAGATCCGGATCTGCAACACACCGACGCAGGCGATTACGTTCGCACGCTCGGATTGAACGTGCAGCACGATTACGCGCAGGTGCTCGGCGAGGCACGCCTGCGCGCCGACGCGGACACGGCGCGCATCGAGGTGATCGTGCGACGCGTTGACGCCATGCCTCCGGAAGAACAGTCGATCACGCTCGAGCTACAGCGGGTGTCGCGCGAACGACTACGTGAACTGATCGCGCCGGGCAACGTGGCCTTCCCCTGCGATCCCCAAGGGCGCCCTCGGCCAGAACGCCAGGGAGACACCGTTACGCTTCCCGACGCGGTCTGGGCGACCGTGCGGCGCTGGTTGCAGCCGACCGAACGGGTCTTCAACTTTCATGGGCCGTACGCCTACCAGGGCTTGCCGATCGAGAATCGCAGCGATGTACCGCTCAATTTGCTTCTCGAGTCGGAGGTGGTCGCCGCGAGTGGTGACGCGCCGCTGTTGAACTTCGCCCCGCCCGTTTGGGCGGCGCCGCGCGAGTCGGCCACGGCCGTACACCTGTTGCGCGTGCCTCCGCGCGAGACCGCCTGGGCCGTCATCCCGCTCTTTGTGCGTCCCGAGACGTCCCCCGGCGACTACGTGCGCCAGATCCGCGTTTCGCTCGCTGGGAGCGCCGCGCCGCTCTACTCGATCGATGCGCCGCTGCGCGTCGTGCGGGGCAACCCGGTCGTGGCCACGGTGGCGGCTGCGTCGCTGGTCGTTTCGGCCGTGGCGTGGCTCCTCTTCTTCTGCGTCGGGCGACGCTGGATCGGCTCGCTTGGCACGACGAGCCTGGCCGTGATCGGCATGCTGGCGGCCCTCCACTTTGCCGTGTCGTTCGGCTCGCGCATCGCAGGAGACGTGATCGCCGCCGTGGCGGGTCCTTTTGCCATCTTCCTTGCCGGTGTCGGCAACGAAGGACTCACCTGTCTCGTGCTGGCGGCCTTGGTCGTGCTCGTCCCTCGCCCCGGCACCGTCACGGTGTCGAGCCTCACGGTCTTCTTGTTAAACGCCATGTTCAGCGGGCAGTTCGGCCTGCTCGACGTCGTCTTCGTCACGGTGAGCATCGTCTGCAACGAAACGCTGCTCGCGCTCGCCGGCGTGACGACGCGCAGCACCTTTGCTCATGATGAGGCAACAACGTTCTCGAGATGGTCGACGCGCTGGCGTACCGCCGGCGCCATCGGCCTGGCGAATGGGCTCGTGCTGTTTGCCCAGTTCTGCCTGATGCAATTACTCGTGCGCCTTTTCTTTGCCACTTGGTACGTCACGGCGGTGGCGCTCATCGTGGGGGTGCTCTACGGCACGATCGGCGCGCTCGCCGGTGCGGCCCTCGGGCAACGATTGCGGAGCACCGCGCGATGA
- a CDS encoding enoyl-CoA hydratase/isomerase family protein — translation MADAPSIKLEMVEGDIAVLTFDAPGKGANVLSSHVMLELQNHLDELEKRKGLAGIILRSGKPGAFIAGADITEFASAKEVTKEQIVEMTTRGRQLFQRLSKVPCVTVSAIDGVCLGGGAEMSLWCDRRIMANDRKTQFGFPEVKIGIYPGWGGTVRAPRVVGLANAVELACSGEPCDAEAAYKMGLVSDVVAPEKIQDAAIRLVRAEQKSGEYKQDRERWKGGLPLDDTELTFLFATSQGYIQGQTKGQYPAPLACLNVMVQSARLDEDAAGTAESQGFADLFGSPVNRSLINVFLLTDRNKKDTGVADPTIKPKQLKSVGVFGAGIMGAGIAAATLRKDYTITISDAMPAALEKGVKNVLEAVSYDKKLRGPSPKKLLENAPRVNGTLSDAEFAGCDLIIEAVVENPTVKKDLYARIEPLLKDDAILATNTSTIPISRLAEGLKRPERFCGIHFFNPVRSMPLVEVIRGAKTSDETVVTAVAYAKAIGKSPIVVNDGPGFLVNRLLLPYMNEALELILDGAEIKAIERAAKNFGMPMGPITLYDVVGIDTAVFAGSVLRDAFPDRVVESPLLPAMYTAGRLGQKSGVGFFSYKDPKKKGAPDPTLGDIINPLIRKQEKFTDEQIVSRLFLPMLLEATRILDEKIVRDPRDVDLGLIFGTGFPPFKGGLLFWADTLGAKKILEMLKPLESLGARAKPTPMLEQLAKEGRGFYG, via the coding sequence ATGGCCGACGCACCCAGCATCAAGCTCGAGATGGTCGAAGGGGACATTGCCGTCCTCACGTTCGACGCCCCCGGTAAAGGGGCCAATGTTCTCTCATCTCACGTGATGCTCGAACTGCAGAATCACCTCGACGAGCTCGAAAAGCGCAAGGGTCTGGCCGGGATCATCCTTCGTTCGGGCAAGCCGGGCGCGTTCATCGCCGGAGCCGACATCACCGAGTTCGCCTCGGCCAAGGAGGTGACCAAGGAACAGATCGTCGAGATGACGACCCGTGGCCGGCAGCTCTTCCAGCGGCTGTCGAAGGTGCCGTGCGTCACGGTCTCGGCCATCGACGGCGTCTGTCTCGGCGGTGGCGCCGAGATGTCGCTGTGGTGCGATCGCCGCATCATGGCGAACGATCGCAAGACGCAGTTCGGCTTTCCCGAGGTGAAGATCGGCATCTATCCCGGCTGGGGGGGCACGGTCCGGGCCCCGCGCGTCGTCGGTCTGGCCAACGCCGTCGAGTTGGCCTGCAGCGGCGAGCCGTGCGATGCGGAAGCGGCCTACAAGATGGGGCTCGTCTCCGACGTCGTCGCTCCCGAGAAGATTCAAGACGCGGCGATTCGCCTCGTCCGCGCCGAGCAGAAGTCGGGCGAGTACAAGCAAGATCGCGAGCGTTGGAAGGGGGGGCTGCCGCTCGACGACACGGAGCTGACGTTCCTCTTCGCCACCTCGCAGGGCTACATCCAAGGGCAGACGAAAGGGCAGTACCCGGCGCCGCTGGCCTGTTTGAACGTGATGGTGCAGTCGGCGCGACTCGACGAGGACGCCGCTGGCACGGCCGAGAGCCAAGGCTTCGCCGACCTGTTCGGTTCGCCGGTGAATCGCTCGCTGATCAACGTCTTCTTGCTGACCGATCGCAACAAGAAGGACACCGGCGTCGCCGATCCGACGATCAAGCCGAAGCAGCTCAAGTCGGTGGGGGTGTTCGGGGCGGGCATCATGGGGGCCGGCATCGCGGCCGCCACGCTCCGCAAGGATTACACGATCACGATTTCGGACGCGATGCCCGCCGCGCTCGAGAAGGGGGTCAAGAACGTTCTCGAGGCGGTCTCGTACGACAAGAAGCTCCGGGGACCGAGCCCGAAGAAGCTGCTCGAGAATGCCCCGCGCGTGAATGGCACGCTCAGCGATGCCGAGTTCGCCGGTTGCGATCTGATCATCGAGGCGGTGGTCGAGAACCCGACGGTCAAGAAGGATCTGTACGCCCGGATCGAGCCGCTGCTGAAGGACGACGCCATCCTGGCGACGAACACGTCGACGATTCCGATCAGCCGGCTGGCCGAGGGGCTCAAGCGTCCCGAGCGATTCTGCGGCATCCACTTCTTTAATCCGGTGCGCAGCATGCCGCTGGTCGAGGTGATCCGCGGCGCGAAGACGAGCGACGAGACGGTGGTGACCGCCGTGGCCTACGCCAAGGCGATCGGCAAGTCGCCGATCGTGGTGAACGACGGCCCGGGCTTCCTGGTGAATCGCCTGCTGTTGCCCTATATGAACGAGGCGCTCGAGTTGATCCTCGACGGCGCCGAGATCAAGGCGATCGAGCGTGCGGCGAAGAACTTCGGCATGCCGATGGGTCCGATCACGCTGTACGACGTGGTGGGCATCGACACGGCGGTCTTCGCCGGCTCGGTGCTGCGAGACGCCTTCCCCGATCGCGTGGTGGAGTCGCCGCTGTTGCCGGCGATGTACACGGCGGGCCGCTTGGGGCAGAAGTCGGGCGTGGGCTTCTTCTCCTACAAGGATCCCAAGAAGAAGGGCGCGCCGGATCCGACGCTGGGCGACATCATCAACCCGCTGATCCGCAAGCAGGAGAAGTTCACCGACGAGCAGATCGTCTCGCGGTTGTTCCTGCCGATGCTGCTGGAAGCGACGCGTATTCTCGACGAGAAGATCGTGCGCGATCCGCGCGACGTGGATCTCGGGCTGATCTTCGGCACGGGCTTCCCGCCGTTCAAGGGGGGCCTGCTGTTCTGGGCCGACACGCTCGGCGCGAAGAAGATCCTCGAAATGCTGAAGCCGCTCGAATCGCTGGGTGCCCGGGCCAAGCCCACTCCCATGCTCGAACAACTGGCCAAGGAAGGACGCGGCTTCTACGGCTAA